The proteins below are encoded in one region of Pseudonocardia sp. DSM 110487:
- a CDS encoding cation diffusion facilitator family transporter, translating to MAQEESTLTVLVATAANGAIAVLKFVAGAFTGSAVMFAEAAHSVADTATELLLLTALRRSARRPDRRHPFGYGKERFFWALIAAVSIFVSGAVFAIIEGVRTILGDEAEQTLAWVAYAVLAVSFVLEGISWLQAVRQVRAAARAESTTALRWLRATDDPTVRSVFFEDSAALVGLLLAFGGVGLHQLTGSSFWDGLASLLVGLLLTAVAYILGRTNMGLLVGRQADRATVLALRDALATRPEVDQVVDLLTMTIGTDQVLLCARLDFADAIGVAQLERACVDIDAELHERFPDLQEVFLEPVPRTDPVMRRRVMERYGPRVTDRLRGR from the coding sequence GTGGCACAGGAGGAGAGCACGCTCACCGTGCTGGTGGCCACGGCCGCCAACGGGGCCATCGCCGTGCTCAAGTTCGTGGCGGGGGCGTTCACTGGATCGGCGGTGATGTTCGCCGAGGCCGCGCACAGCGTCGCCGACACCGCCACCGAACTGCTCCTGCTCACCGCGCTGCGGCGCTCGGCCCGCCGCCCGGACCGACGCCACCCCTTCGGGTACGGCAAGGAGCGGTTCTTCTGGGCGCTGATCGCGGCCGTGAGCATCTTCGTCTCCGGCGCGGTGTTCGCGATCATCGAGGGTGTCCGGACGATCCTCGGCGATGAGGCCGAGCAGACGCTCGCGTGGGTCGCCTACGCGGTGCTCGCGGTGTCGTTCGTGCTCGAGGGCATCTCATGGCTGCAGGCCGTGCGGCAGGTGCGCGCCGCGGCACGCGCCGAGTCCACCACCGCGCTGCGCTGGCTGCGCGCCACCGACGACCCGACGGTGCGGAGCGTGTTCTTCGAGGACAGTGCCGCGCTCGTCGGGTTGCTGCTGGCCTTCGGTGGCGTCGGGCTGCACCAGCTCACCGGCTCGTCGTTCTGGGATGGGCTCGCGTCGCTGCTGGTCGGGCTGCTGCTCACGGCCGTCGCGTACATCCTCGGGCGCACCAACATGGGTCTGCTGGTCGGGCGCCAGGCCGACCGGGCCACCGTCCTCGCACTGCGCGATGCGCTCGCCACGCGGCCGGAGGTCGACCAGGTCGTCGACCTGCTCACCATGACCATCGGCACCGACCAGGTGCTGCTGTGCGCCCGGCTCGACTTCGCCGACGCCATCGGCGTCGCGCAGCTGGAGCGCGCCTGCGTCGACATCGACGCGGAGCTGCACGAACGGTTCCCGGATCTGCAGGAGGTGTTCCTCGAGCCGGTGCCGCGCACCGACCCGGTCATGCGCAGGCGGGTGATGGAGCGCTACGGCCCCAGGGTCACCGACCGTCTCCGCGGGCGCTAG
- a CDS encoding dihydrodipicolinate synthase family protein: MPESARAEVLAAVPTFFDADGELDRDTTVAHHAALAGRVDGVFVSGTTGEFPALDRAERRTLTELALDAHGPDRVVVHVGAAGTRESVALTRDAVALGGRRIAALTPYYLPVDAAAVARHMAAVVDAAGPARVYGYLFTERTGVALDPAEFGELAAHVGLAGVKLSGAANERLAEYVAALPAGAQLWSGADTTLPAVVRAGGTGIVSGLSAAFPEPFTALADAVAAGDTEAERAAQVRADAVLDALAGTVEGIKAALRHLGHGTGALRMPSPDVPAAALDRIARLAGPVPVA; this comes from the coding sequence ATGCCCGAATCAGCACGCGCTGAGGTCCTCGCTGCCGTCCCGACCTTCTTCGACGCGGACGGCGAGCTCGACCGGGACACCACGGTCGCGCACCACGCGGCGCTCGCCGGGCGGGTCGACGGGGTGTTCGTGTCCGGGACCACCGGGGAGTTCCCGGCGCTCGACCGCGCAGAGCGGCGCACGCTCACCGAGCTCGCCCTCGACGCGCACGGTCCGGACCGGGTCGTGGTGCACGTGGGTGCGGCCGGCACCCGCGAGTCGGTGGCGCTCACCCGCGACGCGGTCGCGCTCGGCGGCCGCCGCATCGCGGCGCTGACGCCGTACTACCTCCCCGTGGACGCCGCGGCGGTGGCCCGGCACATGGCCGCCGTGGTCGACGCGGCGGGCCCGGCGCGCGTGTACGGGTACCTCTTCACCGAGCGCACCGGCGTGGCCCTCGACCCGGCGGAGTTCGGCGAGCTCGCCGCCCATGTCGGGCTGGCCGGTGTGAAGCTCTCGGGAGCGGCGAACGAGCGGCTCGCCGAGTACGTCGCCGCGTTGCCGGCGGGCGCCCAGTTGTGGTCCGGGGCCGACACCACCCTTCCCGCGGTCGTGCGGGCCGGCGGGACCGGGATCGTGTCCGGGCTCTCGGCAGCGTTCCCGGAGCCGTTCACCGCGCTCGCCGACGCCGTGGCCGCGGGCGACACCGAGGCCGAACGGGCCGCGCAGGTCCGCGCGGACGCCGTGCTCGACGCGCTGGCCGGCACCGTCGAGGGGATCAAGGCCGCGCTGCGCCACCTCGGCCACGGCACCGGCGCGCTGCGCATGCCGTCGCCCGACGTCCCGGCCGCCGCGCTCGACCGGATCGCCCGGCTCGCGGGGCCCGTCCCGGTGGCGTGA
- a CDS encoding HPP family protein has product MALRARDIMTTRVVTVGPDDTLDVAVHKMTELRFSALPVIDRRFRLVGMISLLDVLRHRENGGADSTRVGAVMNPDVLSVPPRASLGLLAHRLRSYGELRVMPVVDGAVLVGIVTRSDLLRARSRPGPLGRLVQRFTGDDDVVGPLPARRRAASHPGTDQVRAAMTSEVVTARATEQTDAVAARLVERRHRSLPVVDEQRRLVGLVSEADLLGKEPLSGRTNGRTVASVMTKDVITLSPDDSISSARLLVAEHGLRMVPVVEDGRVVGVLSRSDLV; this is encoded by the coding sequence ATGGCTCTGCGCGCACGGGACATCATGACGACCCGCGTCGTCACGGTCGGCCCCGACGACACCCTCGACGTGGCCGTGCACAAGATGACCGAGCTGAGGTTCAGCGCTCTGCCGGTGATCGACCGGAGGTTCCGCCTCGTCGGGATGATCAGCCTGCTCGACGTGCTGCGCCACCGCGAGAACGGCGGCGCCGACTCCACGCGGGTCGGCGCCGTGATGAACCCCGACGTGCTGTCCGTACCGCCACGGGCGAGCCTCGGCCTGCTCGCCCACCGCCTGCGTTCCTACGGCGAGCTGCGCGTGATGCCCGTGGTCGACGGAGCCGTGCTCGTCGGGATCGTCACCCGCAGCGACCTGCTGCGCGCCCGCTCCCGGCCGGGCCCGCTCGGGCGGCTGGTGCAGCGCTTCACCGGCGACGACGACGTGGTGGGCCCGCTGCCGGCCCGCCGGAGGGCCGCCTCTCACCCGGGCACGGATCAGGTGCGCGCCGCCATGACGAGCGAGGTCGTCACCGCTCGCGCCACCGAGCAGACCGACGCGGTCGCCGCCCGGCTCGTGGAGCGGCGGCACCGCTCGCTCCCGGTGGTCGACGAGCAGCGGCGCCTCGTCGGGCTGGTCAGCGAGGCCGACCTCCTCGGCAAGGAGCCCCTGTCCGGGCGCACCAACGGCCGCACGGTCGCGTCGGTCATGACGAAGGACGTGATCACGCTCTCGCCCGACGACTCCATCTCGAGCGCCCGCCTCCTCGTCGCCGAGCACGGGCTGCGCATGGTGCCCGTGGTGGAGGACGGCCGGGTGGTGGGGGTGCTGAGCCGCAGTGACCTCGTGTAG
- a CDS encoding VOC family protein, protein MPVTQGFNHVATVTSDLDRLIRFYVEAFGATSPSRWRRPTTTRGWRSSTSAGAPR, encoded by the coding sequence GTGCCCGTCACACAAGGCTTCAACCACGTAGCCACCGTCACGTCCGATCTCGATCGGCTGATCAGGTTCTACGTCGAAGCGTTCGGGGCGACGTCACCTTCGAGATGGCGGCGACCGACGACCACCCGCGGATGGCGATCATCGACCTCGGCGGGGGCGCCGCGCTGA
- a CDS encoding TetR/AcrR family transcriptional regulator, translated as MPRPQTVSDDELFDRLAQVFRVAGFEGASLGALADGARLRRASLYHRFPEGKVQMAEAVMGRVGDQFARAIEPMTSAPDVAAGVVESARRISEIYADGLLPCVLDTLTLSGAPEGIRAKAAEITTSWIEAMAVAARRGGARPADARLAAEEAFVRIEGSLVLARLNGTPTAFRRAITELPRMLLGGS; from the coding sequence ATGCCCCGTCCGCAGACCGTGTCCGACGACGAGCTCTTCGACCGCCTCGCGCAGGTGTTCCGCGTCGCGGGCTTCGAAGGTGCATCGCTCGGCGCGCTCGCCGACGGAGCCCGGCTCCGCAGAGCCAGCCTCTACCACCGCTTCCCCGAGGGGAAGGTCCAGATGGCCGAAGCGGTCATGGGCCGGGTCGGGGACCAGTTCGCGCGCGCCATCGAGCCGATGACGAGCGCCCCGGACGTCGCGGCGGGGGTCGTCGAGTCGGCGCGGCGGATCTCCGAGATCTACGCCGACGGCCTGCTGCCCTGCGTGCTCGACACGCTCACGCTCTCCGGCGCCCCCGAGGGCATCCGCGCGAAGGCCGCCGAGATCACCACATCGTGGATCGAGGCGATGGCCGTTGCCGCCCGCCGCGGCGGCGCGCGCCCGGCCGATGCGCGGCTCGCCGCGGAGGAGGCGTTCGTCCGGATCGAGGGCAGCCTGGTGCTGGCCCGCCTCAACGGCACCCCCACCGCGTTCCGCCGCGCGATCACGGAGCTGCCGAGGATGTTGCTAGGAGGGTCCTGA
- a CDS encoding GntR family transcriptional regulator, whose amino-acid sequence MIVSPVHRPPLGEQLLAQVRALIVRGELEAGTHLVEGWMAERFGVSRGPVRDALRQLELEGLVETRRRGVYVRGLSEDDIVELYAVRSALEGRAVRDVIARRESVTWTPLDGAVARMRAAAADADPPAFAAADLDFHSAFYDMGGNRRLAATWALHRPLFAAMLAVTNTTDRDLTPIAQDHADLAEIVRTGELAPALAALDEHLDGSCGRMRTVLAERTRRAS is encoded by the coding sequence ATGATCGTCAGCCCCGTCCACCGGCCGCCGTTGGGTGAGCAGCTGCTCGCCCAGGTGCGCGCGCTGATCGTGCGCGGCGAGCTGGAGGCGGGCACCCACCTGGTGGAGGGGTGGATGGCGGAGCGGTTCGGAGTGAGCCGCGGCCCCGTCCGTGACGCGCTGCGCCAGCTGGAGCTGGAGGGTCTGGTGGAGACCCGGCGGCGCGGGGTCTACGTCCGTGGCCTCTCCGAGGACGACATCGTCGAGCTCTACGCCGTGCGCTCCGCCCTGGAGGGACGGGCGGTCCGGGACGTGATCGCCCGGCGGGAGAGCGTCACCTGGACTCCCCTCGACGGCGCGGTGGCCCGGATGCGCGCGGCGGCGGCCGACGCCGATCCGCCCGCCTTCGCCGCCGCCGACCTCGACTTCCACAGCGCCTTCTACGACATGGGCGGCAACCGGAGGCTGGCGGCCACCTGGGCCCTGCACCGGCCGCTCTTCGCCGCGATGCTCGCCGTCACCAACACCACCGATCGCGACCTCACCCCCATCGCGCAGGACCACGCCGACCTCGCCGAGATCGTCCGCACGGGCGAGCTCGCACCGGCGCTCGCCGCGCTGGACGAGCACCTCGACGGCTCGTGCGGCCGCATGCGCACGGTGCTCGCCGAGCGCACGCGCCGCGCGTCCTGA
- a CDS encoding MFS transporter, producing the protein MAATVAQPDRRYAWKVTASSFLGNTLEYYDFLVYGTAAAVVFPQVFFPDSTGFVATLAAFGTFAVGFLARPLGGLFFGRRGDMHGRKSTLLVTLTVMGISTILIGLLPGYDTIGIWAPVLLVVLRLAQGFAVGGEWGGSMIIVLESAPPSRRGFFTAWPNTGGFSAQILITLSFAWVYTLPEADLLSWGWRVPFLLSAVILVVTFWMRRSLSETPVFNESVAPVAGEPGAKTGGGTIVSTFRDDWRSLLLILGLRFAEALPYFLLTVFALSYGNGTLGIERSTLNNAILVVSVLAFVSHGVFAAVSDRVGRRPVYFFGSVVVFVMAFPFFGLLHTGSFLLITLGYVLVLNLGHNAINAVQPAFFAELFPADRRYTGAAAGREIASILAGGLTPFIATALAGPDGTRWPLVAGYVMIGAVISMIAVWKAPETFRRDLRKTSTAPVTATEAAATGH; encoded by the coding sequence ATGGCCGCGACCGTCGCGCAACCAGATCGCCGCTACGCCTGGAAGGTCACGGCGTCGAGCTTCCTGGGCAACACGCTGGAGTACTACGACTTCCTGGTCTACGGCACGGCAGCAGCCGTCGTGTTCCCCCAGGTCTTCTTCCCCGACAGCACCGGCTTCGTCGCGACCCTGGCCGCCTTCGGGACGTTCGCCGTCGGGTTCCTGGCCCGTCCGCTGGGCGGGCTGTTCTTCGGCCGCCGCGGCGACATGCACGGCCGCAAGTCCACGCTACTGGTCACGCTCACCGTGATGGGCATCAGCACGATCCTCATCGGCCTGCTGCCCGGGTACGACACGATCGGCATCTGGGCGCCCGTGCTGCTGGTGGTGCTCCGACTGGCACAGGGCTTCGCCGTGGGAGGCGAGTGGGGCGGTTCGATGATCATCGTGCTGGAGTCGGCGCCACCGAGCCGGCGCGGGTTCTTCACGGCATGGCCGAACACCGGCGGGTTCTCCGCGCAGATCCTCATCACGCTGTCGTTCGCGTGGGTCTACACGCTCCCCGAAGCGGACCTGCTGTCGTGGGGTTGGCGGGTGCCGTTCCTGCTCTCGGCCGTGATCCTGGTCGTGACGTTCTGGATGCGGCGCAGCCTGTCCGAGACCCCGGTCTTCAACGAGTCGGTTGCCCCCGTCGCCGGGGAGCCGGGCGCGAAGACCGGGGGCGGCACGATCGTCTCGACCTTCCGCGACGACTGGCGCAGCCTCCTGCTGATCCTCGGCCTGCGCTTCGCCGAGGCGCTGCCCTATTTCCTGCTCACCGTGTTCGCCCTGTCCTACGGCAACGGCACCCTCGGGATCGAGCGCAGCACGCTCAACAACGCCATCCTGGTCGTCTCCGTGCTGGCGTTCGTCTCGCACGGCGTGTTCGCCGCGGTGTCGGACCGCGTCGGCCGCCGCCCGGTCTACTTCTTCGGGTCCGTGGTCGTGTTCGTCATGGCCTTCCCGTTCTTCGGGCTGCTGCACACCGGGTCGTTCCTGCTGATCACGCTCGGCTACGTCCTGGTGCTCAACCTCGGGCACAACGCGATCAACGCGGTGCAGCCCGCCTTCTTCGCGGAGCTGTTCCCCGCCGACCGGCGCTACACCGGCGCCGCGGCGGGCCGCGAGATCGCCTCGATCCTCGCGGGCGGGCTCACCCCGTTCATCGCCACGGCGCTCGCCGGGCCCGACGGCACCCGCTGGCCGCTGGTGGCCGGCTACGTGATGATCGGTGCCGTGATCTCCATGATCGCGGTGTGGAAGGCGCCGGAGACGTTCCGACGCGACCTGCGCAAGACGAGCACCGCACCAGTAACCGCGACAGAGGCCGCGGCGACCGGCCACTGA
- the mftD gene encoding pre-mycofactocin synthase MftD (MftD, an enzyme found in the mycofactocin biosynthesis locus, performs an oxidative deamination of 3-amino-5-[(p-hydroxyphenyl)methyl]-4,4-dimethyl-2-pyrrolidinone (AHDP). The resulting compound, now called pre-mycofactocin (PMFT), is a biologically active redox cofactor that can oxidize the non-exchangeable NADH of TIGR03971 family SDR-type oxidoreductases.), protein MGGAWFETVAEAQRRAQKRLPRSVYSALVAGSEKGLTVRDNQAAFEELGFAPRTAGFSGKRELGTTVLGQQVSLPVLISPTGVQAVHPDGEVAVARAAAARGTAMGLSSFASKPVEEVVAANPQTLFQIYWCGSRDDIARRVERARAAGAVGLILTPDWSFSHGRDWGSPRIPERLGVREMIRFAPEGITRPRWLLDWVRSRQLPDLTVPNMSDPGQPQPTFFGAYGQWMQTPPPSWEDVRWLRAQWDGPFLLKGVFRVDEAKRAVDAGVSAISVSNHGGNNLDGTPASIRALPAIADAVGDQVEVLLDGGIRRGSDVVKALALGARAVLIGRAYLWGLAANGQAGVENVLDILRGGIDSALLGLGRSSVAELGREDVIVPAGFTDAVRPRVG, encoded by the coding sequence ATGGGTGGGGCCTGGTTCGAGACGGTGGCCGAAGCGCAGCGACGCGCGCAGAAGCGGCTGCCGCGGTCGGTGTACAGCGCCCTCGTGGCCGGCTCCGAGAAGGGCCTCACCGTCCGCGACAACCAGGCCGCCTTCGAGGAGCTGGGCTTCGCGCCGCGCACGGCCGGGTTCTCCGGCAAGCGCGAGCTGGGCACCACCGTCCTGGGACAGCAGGTGTCCCTGCCCGTCCTGATCTCGCCGACCGGCGTGCAGGCGGTGCACCCGGACGGCGAGGTCGCGGTGGCGCGGGCGGCCGCGGCACGGGGCACCGCGATGGGGCTGTCCTCCTTCGCGAGCAAGCCCGTCGAGGAGGTCGTCGCGGCCAACCCGCAGACGCTCTTCCAGATCTACTGGTGCGGCAGCCGGGACGACATCGCGCGGCGCGTCGAGCGGGCGCGCGCGGCCGGCGCCGTCGGCCTGATCCTCACTCCCGACTGGTCGTTCTCCCACGGCCGCGACTGGGGGAGCCCGCGCATCCCGGAGCGGCTCGGCGTCCGCGAAATGATCCGCTTCGCCCCGGAGGGGATCACCCGCCCGCGGTGGCTCCTCGACTGGGTCCGCAGCCGGCAGCTACCCGACCTCACCGTGCCGAACATGTCCGACCCCGGCCAGCCCCAGCCCACGTTCTTCGGCGCATACGGCCAGTGGATGCAGACCCCGCCGCCCAGCTGGGAGGACGTGCGCTGGCTGCGTGCCCAGTGGGACGGGCCGTTCCTGCTCAAGGGCGTGTTCCGGGTGGACGAGGCGAAGCGCGCTGTCGACGCGGGGGTCAGCGCGATCTCGGTGTCCAACCACGGCGGCAACAACCTCGACGGCACGCCCGCATCGATCCGGGCGCTCCCCGCGATCGCCGACGCCGTCGGCGACCAGGTGGAGGTCCTGCTCGACGGCGGCATCCGCCGCGGCAGCGACGTGGTGAAGGCCCTCGCACTGGGCGCCCGTGCCGTCCTGATCGGCCGCGCGTACCTGTGGGGCCTGGCCGCGAACGGGCAGGCCGGCGTGGAGAACGTCCTCGACATCCTGCGCGGCGGCATCGACTCCGCCCTGCTCGGGCTGGGGCGCAGCTCCGTGGCCGAGCTGGGCCGGGAGGACGTCATCGTCCCGGCCGGGTTCACGGACGCGGTACGTCCCCGCGTGGGGTGA
- a CDS encoding alpha/beta fold hydrolase, whose amino-acid sequence MSHITVGHENSAEINLHYTDRGTGQPVVLIHGYPLDGASWEKQEDRLLDAGYRVITYDRRGFGQSSKTAAGYDYDTFADDLDKVLTTLDLNDVVLVGFSMGTGEVGRYLARHGSGRVAKAVFLASLEPYLIKTDDNPTGVDQAVFDGILATARKDRYAWFTQFYNDFYNLDETLGSRISEEALRNSWNVAAGAGALASWAVVPSWGTDFRADIQKIDVPALIVHGTHDRILPIDATGREFAKRLPNARYVEIDGAPHGMLWTHGDEVSDLLVEFLAG is encoded by the coding sequence ATGTCGCACATCACCGTCGGGCACGAGAACAGCGCCGAGATCAACCTGCATTACACCGACCGGGGCACGGGCCAGCCGGTCGTCCTGATCCACGGCTACCCGCTCGACGGGGCGTCGTGGGAGAAGCAGGAGGATCGGCTGCTCGACGCCGGGTACCGCGTCATCACCTACGACCGCCGAGGGTTCGGCCAGTCCAGCAAGACCGCCGCCGGCTACGACTACGACACCTTCGCCGACGACCTCGACAAGGTCCTCACCACGCTCGACCTGAACGACGTCGTGCTCGTCGGCTTCTCGATGGGCACCGGCGAAGTGGGCCGCTACCTCGCCCGCCACGGCTCGGGCCGGGTGGCGAAGGCCGTCTTCCTCGCGTCGCTGGAGCCGTACCTGATCAAGACGGACGACAACCCGACCGGCGTGGACCAGGCCGTGTTCGACGGGATCCTCGCCACCGCCCGCAAGGACCGGTACGCCTGGTTCACGCAGTTCTACAACGACTTCTACAACCTCGACGAGACCCTCGGGTCCCGGATCAGCGAGGAGGCCCTGCGCAACAGCTGGAACGTGGCCGCCGGCGCTGGCGCGCTGGCCTCGTGGGCCGTCGTGCCGTCATGGGGCACCGACTTCAGGGCCGACATCCAGAAGATCGACGTGCCCGCCCTGATCGTGCACGGCACCCACGACCGGATCCTGCCGATCGACGCCACCGGCCGCGAGTTCGCCAAGCGCCTCCCGAACGCACGCTACGTCGAGATCGACGGCGCGCCGCACGGCATGCTGTGGACGCACGGCGACGAGGTCAGCGACCTGCTGGTGGAGTTCCTCGCCGGCTGA
- a CDS encoding DMT family transporter — MHAQSLGPFMIAAVLAAALLHAAWNSIAHGIGDRLIGFAMIGIVDLVGGGALAAFAGLPPAGAWPYIVASAVVHIGYNLMLLASYQLGEFSQAYPLARGTAPLVVALASVLVLHRPLAAQDLAGILAVSTGLIGLVLAGGLPGRKQLPAVAAAVATGLLIALYTVIDGVGVAEGPLLAYIGWMFFLQGPALPVLALVRRGRRLPALLRRHALPGLAGGAISLAAYSIVLWAQTSGALAPIAALRESSIVFGALIGALVLREPLGHRRAAAAVVVLAGVLLLSV, encoded by the coding sequence ATGCATGCGCAGTCGCTCGGCCCGTTCATGATCGCCGCGGTGCTCGCGGCCGCCCTGCTGCACGCCGCCTGGAACTCCATCGCCCACGGCATCGGGGACCGGCTGATCGGGTTCGCCATGATCGGGATCGTCGACCTCGTGGGCGGCGGAGCGCTCGCCGCCTTCGCGGGCCTGCCACCCGCGGGTGCGTGGCCGTACATCGTCGCCTCGGCCGTGGTGCACATCGGGTACAACCTGATGCTGCTCGCCAGTTACCAGCTCGGCGAGTTCAGCCAGGCCTATCCCCTCGCACGGGGCACCGCGCCGCTCGTCGTCGCGCTCGCGTCCGTACTGGTGCTGCACCGGCCCCTCGCCGCGCAGGACCTCGCCGGCATCCTCGCGGTCTCCACCGGCCTCATCGGGCTCGTTCTCGCGGGCGGCCTCCCGGGGCGCAAGCAGCTGCCCGCGGTGGCGGCGGCGGTTGCGACCGGCCTGCTGATCGCCCTCTACACGGTGATCGACGGCGTGGGCGTGGCGGAAGGTCCGCTGCTCGCCTACATCGGTTGGATGTTCTTCCTCCAGGGCCCCGCGCTCCCCGTGCTCGCACTGGTGCGCCGCGGCCGCCGTCTGCCCGCGCTGCTGCGCCGCCACGCGCTGCCCGGACTCGCGGGCGGGGCGATCTCGCTCGCCGCCTACTCGATCGTCCTGTGGGCCCAGACGTCCGGCGCCCTCGCCCCGATCGCGGCGCTGCGCGAGAGCAGCATCGTGTTCGGTGCCCTCATCGGCGCGCTGGTCCTGCGCGAACCGCTCGGGCACCGGCGCGCGGCGGCGGCCGTCGTCGTACTGGCCGGGGTGTTGCTGCTGAGCGTCTAG
- a CDS encoding sialidase family protein has product MTPDEGVQCHASTVAVVDGRPVVAWFAGTREGTPDNRIRIAGPAGIRTLDTGWDVAHWNPVLAPGPDGALWLFCKAGERISEWITLVTRSLDGGATWEPVRELVPGDRSGGRGPVKNPPLRTPDGLWLAPASVEEWGERPRWSPFVDVSADGGHTWERAPIPVDRSALRGAGHIQPALWWGASRPVALMRSTEGRAHRSDSPDGGRTWTTAAPTDLPNGNSGLAAVALPSGRVACVHNPSESDWGPRCPLVVSVSDDDGWTWRQVLVLDDGAGPTGGFAPGDGGVLTSGAGEYSYPTAVLDGDRLFISYTWQRRGIVLAEVPVSALMVVE; this is encoded by the coding sequence GTGACCCCCGACGAGGGGGTGCAATGCCACGCCTCGACGGTCGCGGTCGTCGATGGGCGCCCGGTCGTCGCCTGGTTCGCCGGCACGCGCGAGGGCACGCCCGACAACCGGATCCGCATCGCCGGGCCGGCCGGGATCAGGACGCTCGACACCGGGTGGGACGTTGCCCACTGGAACCCCGTGCTCGCACCGGGCCCCGATGGCGCGTTGTGGCTCTTCTGCAAGGCGGGCGAGCGGATCTCGGAGTGGATCACGCTCGTCACGCGCTCACTCGACGGCGGCGCGACATGGGAGCCGGTGCGCGAGCTGGTGCCCGGCGACCGCTCCGGCGGTCGCGGCCCTGTCAAGAACCCGCCACTGCGCACGCCCGATGGGCTCTGGCTCGCCCCGGCATCGGTCGAGGAGTGGGGTGAGCGGCCACGCTGGAGTCCCTTCGTCGACGTCTCGGCCGACGGCGGGCACACCTGGGAGCGCGCGCCGATCCCGGTGGACCGGTCGGCCCTGCGCGGTGCGGGCCACATCCAGCCCGCATTGTGGTGGGGCGCCTCGAGGCCGGTGGCGCTGATGCGCAGTACCGAGGGCCGCGCTCATCGGTCTGATTCGCCGGACGGCGGCCGAACCTGGACCACGGCCGCACCGACCGACCTGCCGAACGGCAACTCCGGGCTCGCCGCCGTTGCGCTGCCGTCGGGCCGGGTGGCCTGCGTGCACAACCCGTCGGAGTCCGACTGGGGCCCGCGCTGCCCCCTGGTCGTCTCGGTGTCGGACGACGACGGGTGGACCTGGCGGCAGGTGCTGGTCCTCGACGACGGAGCCGGCCCGACAGGCGGCTTCGCCCCCGGCGACGGCGGTGTCCTGACCAGCGGCGCGGGGGAGTACTCGTATCCGACGGCGGTGCTCGACGGCGACCGCCTGTTCATCAGCTACACGTGGCAGCGGCGGGGGATCGTGCTGGCCGAGGTACCGGTCAGTGCGCTCATGGTGGTCGAGTAG
- the mftR gene encoding mycofactocin system transcriptional regulator (MftR, the mycofactocin system transcriptional regulator, is an uncharacterized TetR family DNA-binding transcription factor. Its role is inferred by context. It occurs as part of the biosynthesis locus for mycofactocin, a partially characterized electron carrier derived from the terminal Val-Tyr dipeptide of the precursor peptide MftA, through a radical SAM enzyme-mediated process.), translated as MTGTRPARRGRPRGTSTRELELIALRLFTEQGFHETTIEQIAAAAGVSTRTFFRYFDAKSSVLWQTFDTEVEAIRTALTQAPDDLPVMDAVRHAVLAANHYRAADVPELRMRMTLVGTVPEIAASATVRYDAWERAISEFVGRRVGQPADSLLPHVVGRATLATCRAAYERWAVRADADLAVYLDAALRALADGFREPLAEPGSEPA; from the coding sequence GTGACGGGAACAAGACCGGCGCGTCGTGGCCGCCCCCGCGGGACGAGCACGCGCGAGCTCGAGCTGATCGCGCTGCGCCTGTTCACCGAGCAGGGCTTCCACGAGACCACGATCGAGCAGATCGCCGCCGCGGCGGGCGTGAGCACCCGCACCTTCTTCCGCTACTTCGACGCCAAGTCCAGCGTGTTGTGGCAGACGTTCGACACCGAGGTCGAGGCGATCCGCACCGCACTCACCCAGGCACCCGACGACCTCCCGGTGATGGACGCCGTCCGCCACGCCGTGCTCGCCGCCAACCACTACCGCGCCGCCGACGTGCCCGAGCTGCGGATGCGCATGACCCTCGTCGGCACCGTGCCCGAGATCGCCGCCAGCGCCACCGTGCGCTACGACGCGTGGGAGCGGGCCATCAGCGAGTTCGTCGGCCGTCGCGTGGGGCAGCCGGCCGATTCGCTCCTTCCGCACGTCGTCGGCCGAGCCACGCTGGCCACGTGCCGGGCCGCCTACGAGCGGTGGGCGGTGCGCGCGGACGCAGACCTCGCCGTCTACCTCGACGCCGCGCTGCGCGCGCTCGCCGACGGCTTCCGCGAGCCGCTCGCCGAACCGGGGTCCGAACCCGCCTGA